From a region of the Sesamum indicum cultivar Zhongzhi No. 13 linkage group LG3, S_indicum_v1.0, whole genome shotgun sequence genome:
- the LOC105158772 gene encoding auxin-induced protein PCNT115-like yields the protein MEVNVPRIKLGSQGLEVSKQGLGCLGMSTSYAPRKPEPEMIELIHHAINSGVTFLDTSDLYGPHTNEILIGKAMKGGMREKVQIATKFGVILKDGKMEVHGEPAYVRAACEGSLKRLDVDCIDLYYVHRIDTRVPIEVTMGELKKLVEEGKIKYVGLSEPSVSTLRRAHAVHPITAIQIEWSLWARDVEEELIPACRELGIGIVPYSPLGKGFLSSGPKLIQNLEESDYRKVFPRFQPEHVENNKAVYERISGMAARKGCTPSQLSLAWVHHQGDDVSPIPGTTKVEHFNENIGALSVKLTQEEMTELGDLAAAVKGERNVFMKSTWKYADTPLVYEPNQPILSYERV from the exons ATGGAAGTGAATGTGCCGAGAATCAAGTTGGGTTCGCAGGGCCTTGAGGTGTCGAAACAAGGCTTGGGGTGTTTGGGCATGTCAACCAGTTACGCCCCGCGAAAGCCGGAGCCCGAAATGATCGAACTCATTCACCACGCTATCAACTCCGGCGTCACATTTCTCGACACCTCAGACCTCTATGGTCCCCATACCAATGAGATTCTCATCGGCAAG GCTATGAAAGGAGGCATGAGAGAAAAAGTGCAAATAGCTACCAAGTTTGGGGTAAtactgaaggatggaaagatgGAAGTACATGGCGAACCAGCATATGTGAGGGCTGCATGTGAGGGAAGCTTGAAGCGCCTTGATGTTGACTGCATTGATCTCTATTATGTTCATCGGATTGACACTCGTGTGCCCATTGAAGTCACG ATGGGAGAACTGAAGAAATTGGTTGAAGAAGGGAAAATAAAGTATGTTGGCCTCTCGGAGCCCTCTGTTTCAACACTCAGAAGGGCTCACGCTGTTCATCCTATAACTGCTATTCAGATTGAATGGTCATTGTGGGCAAGAGATGTGGAAGAAGAACTAATTCCTGCATGCAG GGAACTTGGTATTGGGATCGTTCCATACAGTCCACTTGGTAAGGGTTTCCTTTCATCAGGTCCCAAGTTGATACAGAATTTGGAAGAGAGTGACTATCGTAAG GTTTTCCCAAGGTTCCAGCCTGAACATGTTGAAAATAACAAGGCGGTATATGAACGGATTAGCGGAATGGCTGCAAGAAAAGGCTGCACCCCATCTCAACTATCATTGGCTTGGGTTCATCACCAAGGAGATGATGTGTCCCCCATACCTGGTACCACCAAGGTTGAACACTTCAATGAAAATATTGGAGCTTTATCTGTGAAGTTAACACAAGAAGAGATGACTGAACTCGGTGATTTGGCTGCTGCTGTTAAGGGAGAGAGAAATGTTTTCATGAAAAGCACATGGAAATACGCAGACACGCCGCTGGTTTATGAGCCAAATCAGCCAATTCTATCTTATGAGCGTGTATGA
- the LOC105158771 gene encoding auxin-induced protein PCNT115-like isoform X2 has product MAIQYMSKHNFLLSPPLNCLPRFSFRSSVTIQFKIIASQTGVNVPRIKLGSQGLEVSKQGLGCLGMSTSYAPRKPEPEMIELIHHAINSGVTFLDTSDVYGPHTNEILLGKAMKGGMREKVQIATKFGVILKDGKMEVHGEPAYVRTACEASLKRLDVDCIDLYYAHRIDTRVPIEVTMGELKKLVEEGKIKYVGLSEPSVSTLKRAHTVHPIAAIQIEWSLWARDVEEELIPTCRELGIGIVPYTPLGKGFLSSGPKLVQNLVEGDSRKVGAYQHFCKSTQKTRIQFLCILSNSFSSFICLISLAPVPIPNFFSLFTFNFFKLPS; this is encoded by the exons ATGGCCATACAATACATGTCGAAACACAACTTTCTACTCTCTCCGCCACTTAACTGCCTTCCCCGTTTCTCTTTTCGTTCATCAGTTACAATTCAGTTCAAAATCATTGCGTCTCAAACGGGAGTGAATGTGCCGAGAATCAAGCTGGGTTCTCAGGGCCTTGAGGTGTCGAAACAAGGGTTGGGGTGTCTGGGCATGTCAACCAGCTACGCCCCGCGAAAGCCCGAGCCCGAAATGATCGAACTCATCCACCACGCTATCAACTCCGGCGTCACATTTCTCGACACCTCCGACGTCTATGGTCCTCATACCAATGAGATTCTCCTCGGAAAG GCTATGAAAGGAGGCATGAGAGAAAAAGTGCAAATAGCTACCAAGTTTGGGGTAAtactgaaggatggaaagatgGAAGTACATGGCGAACCGGCATATGTGAGGACTGCATGTGAGGCAAGCTTGAAGCGCCTTGATGTTGACTGCATTGATCTCTATTATGCTCATCGGATTGACACTCGTGTACCCATTGAAGTCACG ATGGGAGAACTAAAGAAATTGGTTGAAGAAGGGAAAATAAAGTATGTTGGCCTCTCGGAGCCCTCTGTTTCAACACTCAAAAGGGCTCACACTGTTCATCCTATAGCTGCTATTCAGATCGAATGGTCATTGTGGGCAAGAGATGTGGAAGAAGAACTAATTCCTACATGCAG GGAACTTGGTATTGGGATCGTTCCATACACTCCACTTGGTAAGGGTTTCCTTTCATCAGGTCCCAAGTTGGTACAGAATCTGGTAGAGGGTGACAGTCGTAAGGTTGGTGCATATCAGCACTTTTGTAAGTCCACTCAGAAGACaagaattcaatttttgtgcaTATTAAGTaactctttttcttcatttatttgcTTAATCTCACTTGCGCCGGTGCCTATTCCTAACTTCTTCAGTTTGTtcaccttcaatttttttaagttgccgagctaa
- the LOC105158771 gene encoding auxin-induced protein PCNT115-like isoform X3, whose amino-acid sequence MAIQYMSKHNFLLSPPLNCLPRFSFRSSVTIQFKIIASQTGVNVPRIKLGSQGLEVSKQGLGCLGMSTSYAPRKPEPEMIELIHHAINSGVTFLDTSDVYGPHTNEILLGKAMKGGMREKVQIATKFGVILKDGKMEVHGEPAYVRTACEASLKRLDVDCIDLYYAHRIDTRVPIEVTMGELKKLVEEGKIKYVGLSEPSVSTLKRAHTVHPIAAIQIEWSLWARDVEEELIPTCRELGIGIVPYTPLGKGFLSSGPKLVQNLVEGDSRKVGAYQHFCFPKVPA is encoded by the exons ATGGCCATACAATACATGTCGAAACACAACTTTCTACTCTCTCCGCCACTTAACTGCCTTCCCCGTTTCTCTTTTCGTTCATCAGTTACAATTCAGTTCAAAATCATTGCGTCTCAAACGGGAGTGAATGTGCCGAGAATCAAGCTGGGTTCTCAGGGCCTTGAGGTGTCGAAACAAGGGTTGGGGTGTCTGGGCATGTCAACCAGCTACGCCCCGCGAAAGCCCGAGCCCGAAATGATCGAACTCATCCACCACGCTATCAACTCCGGCGTCACATTTCTCGACACCTCCGACGTCTATGGTCCTCATACCAATGAGATTCTCCTCGGAAAG GCTATGAAAGGAGGCATGAGAGAAAAAGTGCAAATAGCTACCAAGTTTGGGGTAAtactgaaggatggaaagatgGAAGTACATGGCGAACCGGCATATGTGAGGACTGCATGTGAGGCAAGCTTGAAGCGCCTTGATGTTGACTGCATTGATCTCTATTATGCTCATCGGATTGACACTCGTGTACCCATTGAAGTCACG ATGGGAGAACTAAAGAAATTGGTTGAAGAAGGGAAAATAAAGTATGTTGGCCTCTCGGAGCCCTCTGTTTCAACACTCAAAAGGGCTCACACTGTTCATCCTATAGCTGCTATTCAGATCGAATGGTCATTGTGGGCAAGAGATGTGGAAGAAGAACTAATTCCTACATGCAG GGAACTTGGTATTGGGATCGTTCCATACACTCCACTTGGTAAGGGTTTCCTTTCATCAGGTCCCAAGTTGGTACAGAATCTGGTAGAGGGTGACAGTCGTAAGGTTGGTGCATATCAGCACTTTT